One window of the Pseudomonadota bacterium genome contains the following:
- a CDS encoding polysaccharide export protein, with protein MSDLRPWVAVLLAVLLSACITTVPGIRVDSQPINVWFPEGFPGARDPFEEPLITPVSGELIVEQRRERLQQRQIVYADDRLAADSYTYRVGPQDVLNIIVWNHPELSNPMGNFQDLKNMGRLVREDGTIFFPYAGVIHVAGHTVEEIRGEITRALRPYIPSPQVDVRVVDFRSQKVYVTGEVVEPGIIWITDQPLTIMDAINRAGGFNELADKRDAILSRSGDSVPIDILALYSSGTGNALLHDGDVLYIPDNNRNKVFVMGEVGEQTTVYMNKGRLTLAEAISDAEGFDLATANTKGVYVIRARPYEGDDAPPESQAVQAQIFHLNVHQASALVLAEAFELEPRDVVYVSSSELVRWNRIMQQILPTISALFQVERLISD; from the coding sequence GTGAGTGATCTGAGGCCTTGGGTTGCGGTTCTGCTGGCTGTGCTGTTGTCGGCCTGTATTACGACGGTACCCGGTATTCGTGTCGATTCGCAGCCGATCAACGTTTGGTTTCCTGAGGGATTCCCAGGCGCTAGAGATCCATTCGAAGAGCCTTTGATTACGCCGGTTTCCGGCGAGCTCATCGTGGAGCAGCGCCGTGAACGGCTGCAGCAACGCCAAATTGTTTACGCTGATGACCGGCTCGCTGCCGATTCTTACACGTATCGAGTGGGTCCGCAGGATGTGTTGAATATCATCGTCTGGAATCACCCGGAACTCAGTAACCCCATGGGCAATTTTCAGGACCTGAAAAACATGGGGCGTTTGGTCCGCGAAGATGGCACGATATTTTTTCCGTATGCCGGTGTGATTCATGTTGCCGGTCACACCGTGGAAGAAATCCGTGGAGAGATTACGCGTGCCTTGAGGCCCTATATTCCCAGTCCACAAGTAGACGTGCGTGTTGTCGACTTTCGTAGCCAAAAGGTTTACGTCACCGGCGAAGTGGTTGAGCCGGGAATTATTTGGATCACAGACCAGCCACTCACCATCATGGATGCCATCAACCGTGCCGGCGGTTTCAACGAGTTGGCCGATAAGCGGGACGCCATTTTAAGCCGATCGGGCGACAGTGTGCCCATCGACATTCTGGCCTTGTACTCGTCGGGCACGGGCAACGCACTGTTGCACGATGGCGATGTTTTATACATTCCCGACAACAATCGAAACAAAGTGTTTGTGATGGGTGAGGTGGGTGAACAAACCACCGTTTATATGAACAAAGGTCGTTTGACTTTGGCCGAAGCCATTAGTGACGCCGAGGGGTTTGATCTCGCGACGGCTAACACCAAAGGCGTTTACGTGATTCGAGCCCGCCCCTATGAGGGGGACGACGCGCCGCCAGAGTCTCAAGCGGTACAAGCGCAGATATTTCATCTAAACGTCCATCAAGCCTCGGCCTTGGTGTTGGCCGAAGCGTTTGAGTTGGAGCCTCGTGATGTGGTTTATGTGTCCAGCTCCGAACTGGTTCGTTGGAATCGCATTATGCAGCAGATCTTGCCCACGATTTCGGCCTTGTTCCAAGTGGAGCGGCTGATCAGCGATTGA
- a CDS encoding low molecular weight protein-tyrosine-phosphatase: MALINTLMVCTGNVCRSPMAEGLLTSRLAGKGGMGVGSCGIAALVGKPATDEAIEVMRQHGLNIGAHRARQLDAQVLRDFELVLVMERGQRTWILDEIPLARGRVHLLGRWRGDLEIPDPYRKGMAAFEHAYELIDQCVGDWADRMA; the protein is encoded by the coding sequence TTGGCTTTGATAAACACCTTGATGGTCTGTACGGGAAACGTTTGCCGCAGTCCCATGGCGGAAGGTCTGTTGACCTCACGATTGGCGGGCAAGGGCGGCATGGGCGTGGGCTCCTGTGGAATCGCTGCCTTAGTTGGTAAACCGGCGACCGACGAGGCGATTGAGGTGATGCGGCAGCACGGATTGAATATCGGCGCGCATCGCGCGCGTCAATTGGACGCGCAAGTGCTCCGTGATTTCGAGTTGGTCCTGGTCATGGAACGTGGGCAGCGAACGTGGATTTTGGACGAAATCCCGCTTGCCCGGGGCCGCGTTCATCTACTGGGCCGTTGGCGCGGGGATCTGGAGATACCGGATCCTTACCGGAAAGGCATGGCGGCATTCGAGCATGCCTATGAACTGATCGACCAATGTGTGGGGGATTGGGCGGATCGTATGGCTTAA